TCGACCAGGTGGCGGAATCGGCCTTCGGCCACGGCCTCGCCTCCGAGATAGGGATGGCGCTCCATCCGGCACCACGAGGCCAAGTCTTCTCCCAGCCGCGGATTCGAGGAAAGGACGGCGACGACGCCTCCCGGCTCCACAAGATCCAGCGCCGGCCGCAGAAGAGCCAGGAGTCCCTCTCCCAGGGCCAGGTCTCCGCCCTCGATCGCGACGGCCGCCGCTTTCGACGTCATCCGCGTTCCTGCGCCTCCAGCGCCTCGTGAAGGCTTCGGTATCCTTCTTCCCTCGGCGGCACCCAGGCCTTCAGGCCCTCGAGCTCCATGATGCGGCGGTGGCGGGGATCTTCCCAGCGCATGGCGAAGAGCGCTTCCCGGAAGGCCTCGAGCTTGGCCGGCGCGGCGGAGGGGAGCGCGTCGAACATGCAATGATCGAACGGAGGCGTCGTCCAGAGGACTTCGACGCGCGACGGGTCCACGTGGCCGGCGGCCTGCTCGGCGACCCAGACGAGATCGCCCACGGCGCCGGCGTCCGCGCGCCCCTCATGGAGCGCCCGGAGGACCTCGAGCTCGCTGGTTCCCGTGTCTCCGTGCTTGCCGACGTCCGTGTCGAACGGCAGAAGGCGCACCGCGGAGAGATCGAGCCCCTCCCTGGACAGAAAGTGAAGGGGCAGGATCCGGGCCTGGGTCGAATCGCGGCTTCCGACGGCCAGGATCTTTCCGCGCAGATCGGACAGCGTGCGGATTCCCGCGTTCCGGCGGACGAGAATCTTGGAGCGGAAATCGCGATCCGTATCCCTCATCCCGAGCGAGATCGATCGGCCCCCCGTGCGCCGCCGCACCCGCACGTGGGCCAGAGGGGTGTTCCACGCGATATCCACGTGGCCGGCGAGCAGTTCCTCGACCTGACGTTCGTAGTTGGAAAACAGGACGAAATCCATCGGGACTCCGCGGTCCCGGAAATGCTC
This DNA window, taken from Planctomycetota bacterium, encodes the following:
- a CDS encoding phosphate/phosphite/phosphonate ABC transporter substrate-binding protein, yielding MSADPILVGAVAYDPKAVTIWEGLREHFRDRGVPMDFVLFSNYERQVEELLAGHVDIAWNTPLAHVRVRRRTGGRSISLGMRDTDRDFRSKILVRRNAGIRTLSDLRGKILAVGSRDSTQARILPLHFLSREGLDLSAVRLLPFDTDVGKHGDTGTSELEVLRALHEGRADAGAVGDLVWVAEQAAGHVDPSRVEVLWTTPPFDHCMFDALPSAAPAKLEAFREALFAMRWEDPRHRRIMELEGLKAWVPPREEGYRSLHEALEAQERG